In Oryzihumus leptocrescens, the following are encoded in one genomic region:
- a CDS encoding NUDIX hydrolase: MGSEIGYIEGLRRKVGHDPLILACAGCAVLDDAGRVLMQQRGDVDGPWGLPGGAMELGETIEATAVRETFEETGLRVRPEGLLGVYTGTTHTYANGDVVQAVVVVLTATVVDGTLTVDGAETVGLGWFALDDLPGPVFAPHQGMLDDLRNGMRATWT, encoded by the coding sequence ATGGGGAGCGAGATCGGCTACATCGAAGGGCTGCGCCGGAAGGTCGGCCACGACCCGCTCATCCTGGCGTGCGCCGGCTGCGCTGTGCTCGACGACGCGGGCCGCGTCCTGATGCAGCAGCGAGGTGACGTTGACGGCCCGTGGGGCCTTCCCGGGGGCGCGATGGAGCTCGGGGAGACGATCGAGGCCACGGCCGTCCGCGAGACGTTCGAGGAGACCGGCCTGCGGGTGCGGCCCGAGGGGCTCCTGGGCGTCTACACGGGCACGACGCACACCTACGCCAACGGGGACGTCGTGCAGGCGGTGGTCGTCGTGCTCACTGCCACCGTCGTCGACGGCACCCTGACCGTGGACGGGGCCGAGACGGTCGGCCTGGGCTGGTTCGCGCTCGACGACCTGCCCGGCCCGGTCTTCGCCCCGCACCAGGGCATGCTCGACGACCTCCGGAACGGCATGCGCGCGACCTGGACCTGA
- a CDS encoding HdeD family acid-resistance protein encodes MSNQGNMMDTAQARLESVSRGSAILVGIFGAVTVVVGVLAMIWPGKTVVVLALLFGIQLVVAGIIRFVEGLARTEESGGTRTMLALLGVLSVIVGVWAMRHLGLTVLTLALVLGIYWIIHGMIEVFVAITDHGAEYRGTHAALGVLSVLAGIVLVAWPGVSLAALAWVTGLWLVVLGIGELALAFRLRRHGAAMGPAAPIQPRPA; translated from the coding sequence ATGTCCAACCAGGGCAACATGATGGACACCGCGCAGGCGCGGCTGGAGTCGGTCAGCCGCGGTTCGGCGATCCTGGTCGGCATCTTCGGCGCCGTCACGGTCGTCGTCGGTGTGCTCGCGATGATCTGGCCCGGCAAGACGGTCGTCGTGCTGGCGCTGCTGTTCGGCATCCAGCTCGTCGTCGCCGGGATCATCCGCTTCGTCGAGGGCCTGGCACGCACCGAGGAGAGCGGTGGCACGCGGACCATGCTCGCGCTGCTGGGCGTGCTCTCGGTCATCGTCGGTGTCTGGGCGATGCGCCACCTCGGCCTGACCGTGCTGACGCTGGCGCTGGTGCTCGGCATCTACTGGATCATCCACGGCATGATCGAGGTCTTCGTCGCCATCACCGACCACGGCGCCGAGTACCGCGGCACCCACGCCGCCCTGGGCGTGCTCAGCGTCCTCGCCGGCATCGTCCTCGTGGCCTGGCCCGGGGTCTCCCTCGCCGCGCTGGCGTGGGTCACCGGGCTGTGGCTGGTCGTGCTCGGCATCGGTGAGCTGGCGCTGGCGTTCCGCCTGCGCCGTCACGGTGCGGCCATGGGTCCGGCCGCGCCGATCCAGCCTCGTCCCGCGTGA
- the arfB gene encoding alternative ribosome rescue aminoacyl-tRNA hydrolase ArfB, whose protein sequence is MSTYTGHPGEDLFIHPAPGLPDGLRVRDEDLQEHFSRSTGPGGQGVDTTSAKVELRFDVPESRSLNADQRRQVEEYLSPRLHHGVLVIQAHEHRSQWENRVAARERLVHLLCEALEPAPPDRWPGAPSHESDDARIASKKEHARTKALRAPVQPDEE, encoded by the coding sequence GTGAGCACGTACACCGGACATCCCGGAGAGGACCTGTTCATCCACCCGGCCCCGGGGCTGCCTGACGGCCTGAGGGTGCGCGACGAGGACCTGCAGGAGCACTTCTCGCGCTCGACCGGACCTGGCGGGCAGGGGGTGGACACCACTTCGGCCAAGGTCGAGCTGCGCTTCGACGTGCCGGAGTCCCGCTCCCTGAACGCGGACCAGCGGCGCCAGGTCGAGGAGTACCTCAGCCCGCGGCTGCACCACGGGGTGCTGGTCATCCAGGCCCATGAGCACCGGTCCCAGTGGGAGAACCGCGTGGCGGCCCGGGAGCGCCTGGTGCACCTGCTGTGCGAGGCGCTCGAGCCGGCCCCGCCGGACCGCTGGCCGGGGGCGCCCAGCCACGAGTCGGACGACGCACGCATCGCGAGCAAGAAGGAACACGCGCGCACCAAGGCCCTGCGGGCACCGGTGCAGCCGGACGAGGAGTGA
- the arfB gene encoding alternative ribosome rescue aminoacyl-tRNA hydrolase ArfB → MRTHRGDPGEDLVVGPAPGVRQPLAIPAAELRERFSRSSGPGGQGVNTTDSRVELRFDVAGSTAFTDDQRTRLLDALASRLAGTELVVTASEHRAQRQNRAAARARLAAYLLEGLAPPPASRRATRPTKGSQRRRLEGKRRRGETKSLRGRVQDG, encoded by the coding sequence GTGAGAACGCATCGGGGGGACCCCGGCGAGGACCTGGTGGTCGGCCCGGCCCCCGGCGTCCGGCAGCCGCTGGCCATCCCGGCGGCCGAGCTGCGCGAGCGGTTCAGCCGCTCCTCCGGACCGGGCGGCCAGGGCGTCAACACCACCGACAGCCGGGTCGAGCTGCGCTTCGACGTCGCCGGCTCCACCGCGTTCACCGACGACCAGCGCACCCGCCTGCTCGACGCGCTGGCCAGCCGGCTCGCGGGCACCGAGCTGGTCGTCACCGCCTCGGAGCACCGCGCCCAGCGCCAGAACCGCGCGGCCGCCCGGGCGAGGCTCGCGGCATACCTGCTGGAGGGGCTCGCCCCTCCCCCGGCATCGCGGCGCGCGACCCGCCCCACGAAGGGCTCGCAACGACGGCGGCTGGAAGGCAAGCGGCGCCGCGGCGAGACCAAGTCGCTGCGCGGCCGCGTGCAGGACGGCTGA
- a CDS encoding SHOCT domain-containing protein: MVSMAGLDPLGGAPSGFRLFFGVVVTLVVLGFVAVFATVAYRAKAARRAGLDPLAGDIQLAGQLRRSALLAPAGEGKTTAARLAELDTLHRSGAITDEEWNAQRARVLSEL, translated from the coding sequence ATGGTGTCAATGGCAGGCCTCGACCCGCTGGGTGGTGCCCCGTCGGGCTTCAGGCTGTTCTTCGGTGTTGTGGTCACGCTCGTCGTGCTGGGCTTCGTGGCGGTGTTCGCGACGGTGGCCTATCGGGCGAAGGCTGCCAGGCGGGCCGGGCTGGACCCTCTGGCGGGGGACATCCAGCTCGCCGGACAGCTGCGGAGGTCCGCGCTGCTGGCGCCGGCCGGCGAGGGGAAGACCACCGCTGCGCGCCTGGCCGAGCTCGACACGCTGCACCGGTCCGGCGCGATCACCGACGAGGAGTGGAACGCCCAGCGGGCCAGGGTGCTGTCCGAGCTGTGA
- a CDS encoding molybdopterin-dependent oxidoreductase: MKRARPALAGVIAGAVTLGVAELVAGFMVRAGLSSGTPSPVVAVGGAFVDRTPPWLKNLAVSSFGTHDKAALFVGIAVVLTALCAVLGAVGATRHTAGLVGFVVLGAVGAAAVLSRPHAAPLDVLPTFAGVLAGLWALNTLWGLNARAEEAGSGPGGFERRRLLVGGAGLAAVAATAGALGRAVGGAGSSAAAARAKVAVPPVANPVTVPATADLKLPGITPYVVPNADFYRIDTALVVPQVDTAGWKLRVHGLVGEEVTITWDELLAKPMRQALVTLTCVSNEVGGDLAGNAVWTGWPIRELLAMARPDPTADMVLSTSVDGFTAGTPLTALTDERNALLAVAMNGEPLPVEHGFPVRMVVPGLYGYVSATKWVVDLKVTRFADDAGYWTPRGWSAKGPVKTESRIDVPRSGDQVRAGRVAVAGVAWAQHRGIDKVEVRIDDGPWQPARLAAEPTIDSWRQWVLEWDAPKGNHRITVRATDADGQVQTQQEAPPEPDGATGWHSITVTVA; the protein is encoded by the coding sequence GTGAAGCGAGCTCGTCCTGCCCTGGCTGGGGTGATCGCCGGTGCCGTCACCCTGGGCGTCGCCGAGCTGGTCGCCGGCTTCATGGTCCGGGCCGGCCTGTCCTCGGGGACGCCGTCGCCGGTGGTGGCCGTGGGTGGCGCCTTCGTCGACCGCACCCCGCCGTGGCTGAAGAACCTCGCGGTGAGCTCGTTCGGTACCCACGACAAAGCGGCCCTGTTCGTGGGCATCGCCGTGGTCCTGACCGCGCTGTGCGCGGTGCTGGGCGCGGTCGGCGCGACCCGGCATACGGCCGGGCTGGTGGGGTTCGTCGTCCTCGGTGCGGTCGGCGCCGCGGCCGTGCTGTCCCGGCCGCACGCCGCGCCGCTGGACGTGCTGCCCACCTTCGCCGGGGTGCTGGCCGGGCTGTGGGCCCTGAACACGTTGTGGGGGCTGAACGCCCGCGCCGAGGAGGCGGGCTCCGGCCCGGGCGGCTTCGAACGACGCAGGCTGCTCGTCGGCGGGGCGGGCCTGGCGGCCGTTGCCGCGACCGCGGGGGCGCTGGGCCGGGCGGTCGGTGGGGCGGGCAGCAGCGCGGCAGCGGCCCGGGCCAAGGTCGCCGTGCCGCCGGTGGCCAACCCGGTGACCGTGCCCGCGACCGCCGACCTGAAGCTGCCCGGCATCACGCCCTACGTGGTGCCCAACGCGGACTTCTACCGCATCGACACCGCCCTGGTCGTGCCGCAGGTCGACACGGCCGGCTGGAAGCTGCGCGTCCACGGCCTCGTCGGCGAGGAGGTGACGATCACCTGGGACGAGCTGCTCGCCAAGCCGATGCGGCAGGCGCTCGTCACGTTGACCTGCGTGTCCAACGAGGTCGGTGGTGACCTGGCCGGCAACGCGGTGTGGACCGGCTGGCCGATCCGGGAGCTGCTGGCGATGGCCCGGCCGGACCCGACCGCCGACATGGTGCTGTCCACGAGCGTCGACGGGTTCACCGCCGGGACGCCCCTGACGGCGCTCACCGACGAGCGCAACGCGCTGCTCGCGGTGGCGATGAACGGCGAGCCGCTGCCGGTGGAGCACGGCTTCCCGGTGCGGATGGTGGTGCCCGGCCTCTACGGCTACGTCTCGGCGACCAAGTGGGTCGTGGACCTGAAGGTGACGCGGTTCGCCGACGACGCGGGCTACTGGACCCCGCGGGGCTGGTCGGCCAAGGGGCCGGTCAAGACCGAGTCCCGCATCGACGTGCCGCGCTCGGGTGACCAGGTCAGGGCGGGCAGGGTGGCCGTGGCCGGCGTGGCGTGGGCGCAGCACCGCGGCATCGACAAGGTCGAGGTGCGCATCGACGACGGGCCCTGGCAGCCGGCGCGGCTGGCGGCCGAGCCGACGATCGACTCGTGGCGGCAGTGGGTGCTGGAGTGGGACGCCCCGAAGGGCAACCACCGGATCACGGTGCGCGCCACGGACGCCGACGGCCAGGTCCAGACCCAGCAGGAGGCCCCGCCCGAGCCCGACGGTGCGACCGGCTGGCACAGCATCACCGTCACCGTCGCCTGA
- a CDS encoding nuclear transport factor 2 family protein produces the protein MAQHQQTIIPPRTFDLQGFTAAVRAKDADRWSDYFDEDAEWLEFRHDQPPSHPHRMQGNIAIHAGLRSVCAGDYGMEVEDTAMSGPNVWFRLVLTRPDGSRVLEHVHLAVADNGLIHRQTDIEAWDLT, from the coding sequence ATGGCACAGCACCAGCAGACGATCATCCCGCCGCGCACGTTCGACCTGCAGGGCTTCACCGCCGCGGTCAGGGCCAAGGACGCCGACCGGTGGTCGGACTACTTCGACGAGGACGCGGAGTGGCTGGAGTTCCGGCACGACCAGCCGCCGTCGCACCCGCACCGCATGCAGGGCAACATCGCCATCCACGCCGGCCTGCGCTCGGTCTGCGCGGGGGACTACGGCATGGAGGTGGAGGACACCGCGATGAGCGGGCCGAACGTGTGGTTCCGGCTCGTGCTCACCCGGCCCGACGGCAGTCGTGTGCTCGAGCACGTGCACCTCGCCGTCGCGGACAACGGCCTGATCCACCGCCAGACCGACATCGAGGCCTGGGACCTGACCTGA
- the rdgB gene encoding RdgB/HAM1 family non-canonical purine NTP pyrophosphatase, protein MTRLVLATRNAHKVRELGQILDGLVEELGLEVVGLDAYPEIPDVVESGVTFAENATLKAVAVAKATGLPAIADDSGLAVDVLGGSPGVFSARWAGRHGDDRANLELLLAQLGDVPDDERAAAFVCAAVLALPSGEVVVEEGRMPGRVAREPRGTNGFGYDPILVVEDGRTAAELSPEEKNSISHRGIAFRALAPHVRLALKRAAGLNR, encoded by the coding sequence GTGACGCGGCTCGTCCTGGCCACCCGCAACGCACACAAGGTCCGCGAGCTGGGCCAGATCCTCGACGGCCTCGTCGAGGAGCTCGGCCTGGAGGTCGTCGGGCTGGACGCCTACCCGGAGATCCCCGACGTCGTGGAGTCGGGCGTGACGTTCGCCGAGAACGCCACCCTCAAGGCGGTCGCCGTCGCCAAGGCCACCGGCCTGCCCGCCATCGCCGACGACTCCGGCCTGGCCGTCGACGTGCTCGGCGGCTCGCCCGGCGTGTTCAGCGCCCGCTGGGCCGGCCGTCACGGCGACGACCGGGCCAACCTGGAGCTGCTGCTGGCCCAGCTCGGCGACGTGCCCGACGACGAGCGCGCCGCGGCCTTCGTCTGCGCCGCGGTCCTGGCGTTGCCGAGCGGCGAGGTCGTCGTCGAGGAGGGCCGCATGCCGGGTCGCGTCGCCCGGGAGCCCCGCGGCACCAACGGGTTCGGCTACGACCCGATCCTCGTCGTGGAGGACGGCCGGACCGCCGCCGAGCTGAGCCCGGAGGAGAAGAACTCGATCTCCCACCGGGGCATCGCGTTCCGGGCACTGGCGCCGCACGTGCGCCTGGCGCTGAAGCGGGCCGCCGGCCTCAACCGTTAG